In a single window of the Acyrthosiphon pisum isolate AL4f chromosome X, pea_aphid_22Mar2018_4r6ur, whole genome shotgun sequence genome:
- the LOC103308198 gene encoding protein ALP1-like — MTAEMRRKKVFKMIITKRKLLKHKMLLICATTMPSTIVQDALSLTIVDQRNQCTQVRSLWMKMRSGDFWNRIVNNHFTDQDWLDNFRMRKSTFDYICTQLFSELSPNPLAFRPSLSVEKKVAIVIFKLSSCSEYRVVGNLFGVHKSTVHTCVYQVCKAINELLRPLHITMPTIEEAKFIAQCIKLRTGMEQLIGAIDGTHIPILPPKIGYRDFVNRKGWPSMVLQGYVDNNYIFRNVTIKHPGSVHDATVLKDSSLYKNNEKLIPKHYISINGKEIPLMIAGDPAYPLLPWLLIGYTGSLTPEQESFNTYHSSARICVENAFGRLKGRWRCLLKRCDINYKFMPQVISACCVLHNIVEQFKDNYHASWTMEVNEGNICYAQPSQRELSQDTINTNSKEIKEILKEHMAMNYPLRQSSFKR; from the exons ATGACAGCTGAAATGCGAAgaaaaaaagtgtttaaaatgataattactaAAAGGAAGttgttaaaacataaaatgttgttaatatgTGCTACTACCATGCCATCAACTATTGTTCAAGATGCTCTTTCGCTTACAATAGTTGACCAAAGAAATCAATGTACTCAAGTTCGAAGCTTATGGATgaag ATGAGAAGTGGAGACTTTTGGAATCGGATCGTAAACAATCACTTCACGGATCAAGATTGGTTGGATAATTTTCGAATGAGAAAATCAACATTTGATTACATATGTACTCAGCTATTTTCAGAATTGTCGCCCAATCCGTTAGCATTTAGACCATCATTATCAGTTGAGAAAAAAGTtgcaattgtaatttttaaactgtcAAGTTGTTCAGAGTATAGAGTTGTTGGAAACCTTTTTGGTGTACATAAAAGTACTGTCCATACATGCGTTTATCAAGTTTGTAAAGCCATAAATGAACTTTTGAGACCTTTGCATATTACTATGCCTACAATCGAAGAAGCTAAATTCATTGCACAGTGTATAAAGCTAAGAACTGGAATGGAGCAACTTATTGGTGCTATTGATGGTACTCATATTCCAATATTGCCTCCTAAAATAGGTTATAGAGATTTTGTCAACAGAAAAGGCTGGCCATCTATGGTTCTTCAGGGTTATgtggataataattacatatttcgTAACGTCACAATCAAGCATCCAGGAAGTGTACATGACGCCACAGTCTTAAAAGATTCaagtttatacaaaaataatgaaaaattaattccaaAGCATTACATAAGTATAAATGGAAAAGAAATACCTTTAATGATAGCTGGTGATCCAGCATACCCACTATTGCCATGGTTATTAATAGGTTATACTGGAAGTCTAACACCAGAGCAAGAGTCTTTTAACACTTACCATTCTTCAGCTAGAATATGTGTAGAAAATGCTTTTGGTCGATTAAAGGGACGATGGAGGTGTTTACTAAAGCGatgtgatataaattataaatttatgccACAAGTCATCTCAGCATGTTGTGTATTACACAATATTGTTGAACAATTTAAAGATAATTACCATGCATCATGGACAATGGAAGTAAATGAAGGAAATATATGTTATGCTCAACCTAGTCAACGTGAATTATCGCaagatacaataaatacaaattcaaaagaaataaaagaaaTTCTCAAAGAGCACATGGCAATGAATTATCCACTAAGACAATCTTCATTTAaacgttaa